In a genomic window of Natranaerobius trueperi:
- a CDS encoding MutS family DNA mismatch repair protein: MRDVYAEYQNRKQTYQKKLQEKSQLVNRIGNFRLLTALLGIFSFTLSIIYLNGSSAVFLLSAFFILFLFLVRKHQKITEECNYLSSLVKINQKSVDRINGDWKDFKDTGEDLLDENHMFAQDLDIFGKASLFQWINTTTTYMGRQKLKEFLLYPCQNIEEIKKRQKTIIELSSQIDWRQQLQVEGTVSLVNNRNYLPSKELFKWATKEINSIYTKPWLVYLIRILPLITIIVILLYFFGGLPFYYPFIGISLQILLIAIGYKDRTEDFSLTQNHAPTLKAYKNMVQLIETANFSSEQLLELQEKLVKEEDTALEQLNRLDKIVDAIFHRTSQMYLLFNILFLADYHLKIALESWKKESGNKLPNWFDCIGYVEALSSLSVLSFNNPDWNLPSFTNEKSVLEAKNLGHPLLTEDRVCNDLIIKPPTSILLITGSNMSGKSTLLRTVGINLILAYIGSAVCADYLNCSIMKVQTCMRVNDDLDKNLSSFYAELLRIRDIVKEAKQDIQVFFLLDEIFKGTNSQDRHIGAKAVINNLRQDGAVGLVSTHDLELGALEKEQAGIKNYHFREFYRDNEIIFDYKLRPGLSPTTNAQFLMNMVGIDTNDD; the protein is encoded by the coding sequence ATGAGAGACGTTTACGCAGAATATCAAAACCGAAAGCAAACTTACCAAAAAAAGTTACAAGAGAAAAGTCAATTAGTAAATCGTATTGGAAACTTTAGATTATTAACTGCTTTACTAGGTATCTTTAGTTTTACTTTATCAATTATCTATTTAAATGGCTCATCAGCTGTATTTTTGCTATCAGCTTTTTTTATATTATTTTTATTCTTAGTGAGAAAACATCAAAAAATCACAGAAGAATGTAACTATTTATCTTCATTAGTCAAAATAAATCAAAAATCAGTTGATAGGATTAATGGTGATTGGAAAGATTTTAAAGATACAGGAGAAGATTTATTAGATGAAAATCATATGTTTGCACAAGATTTAGATATATTTGGTAAAGCATCATTGTTTCAATGGATCAATACAACTACTACATACATGGGAAGGCAAAAATTAAAAGAGTTTTTACTTTATCCATGCCAGAATATTGAAGAAATAAAAAAACGGCAAAAAACTATTATCGAACTGAGTAGTCAAATTGATTGGAGACAACAATTACAAGTAGAAGGAACAGTTAGCTTGGTAAATAATAGAAATTATTTACCTTCAAAAGAGCTATTTAAATGGGCTACAAAAGAAATAAATTCTATTTATACTAAGCCATGGTTAGTTTATTTAATACGAATTTTGCCTTTAATAACTATTATTGTAATACTCTTATATTTTTTTGGTGGTCTTCCATTTTACTATCCATTTATTGGGATATCGCTTCAGATTTTATTAATAGCAATAGGGTACAAGGATCGAACTGAAGATTTTTCTTTAACACAAAATCATGCGCCTACTTTAAAAGCATATAAAAATATGGTGCAATTAATTGAAACAGCAAATTTTTCAAGTGAACAATTATTAGAATTACAAGAGAAGTTAGTAAAAGAAGAAGATACAGCTTTAGAACAATTAAATAGACTAGATAAGATTGTTGATGCAATATTTCATCGAACAAGTCAAATGTATTTATTATTTAATATTTTATTTTTAGCAGATTATCATTTAAAAATAGCGTTAGAATCTTGGAAAAAAGAATCTGGTAATAAACTTCCTAACTGGTTTGATTGTATTGGTTATGTAGAGGCTTTATCGAGTCTTTCAGTTCTTTCATTTAATAATCCAGATTGGAATTTACCTTCGTTTACTAATGAAAAAAGTGTGTTAGAAGCAAAAAACCTCGGGCATCCTTTATTAACAGAAGATAGAGTTTGTAATGATCTTATTATTAAGCCACCAACAAGTATTTTATTAATAACAGGGTCGAATATGTCAGGTAAAAGTACATTACTTAGAACTGTTGGGATCAATTTGATATTAGCATATATTGGAAGCGCGGTGTGTGCAGATTATCTAAATTGCTCAATTATGAAAGTTCAAACTTGTATGCGAGTAAATGATGATTTAGATAAGAATCTATCTTCATTTTATGCTGAATTATTAAGAATTAGAGACATAGTAAAAGAAGCAAAACAGGATATACAAGTTTTTTTCTTATTAGATGAAATTTTTAAAGGGACTAACTCACAAGATCGACATATTGGTGCAAAAGCTGTTATTAATAATCTAAGACAAGATGGTGCAGTAGGGTTAGTATCTACACATGATTTAGAATTAGGGGCCCTTGAAAAAGAACAAGCTGGTATTAAGAATTATCATTTTAGAGAATTTTATCGTGACAATGAGATAATTTTTGATTATAAGCTAAGACCTGGACTTTCACCAACAACGAATGCTCAATTTTTAATGAACATGGTTGGTATAGATACAAATGATGACTAA
- a CDS encoding MarR family winged helix-turn-helix transcriptional regulator, producing the protein MGKESESLSKYISVLYKYLNYYINHKVKKFNIDKLQVEILTEIYHNEGVNQNELGSILMLDKITITKRLKGLVDQGYVKKECSYKDKRAKTLYVTDKGKSIIGDLKEILQETAEMVSKNLSIEDELLLRNLLQKMSDNMYQELVDNRELTMDKKKVLK; encoded by the coding sequence ATGGGAAAAGAGTCTGAATCCCTCAGTAAATATATATCTGTTCTTTATAAATACTTGAATTATTATATAAATCATAAAGTGAAAAAATTTAATATAGATAAGTTACAGGTGGAAATTTTAACTGAGATCTATCATAACGAAGGTGTCAATCAAAATGAATTAGGAAGTATTCTAATGCTAGATAAGATCACTATTACAAAAAGATTAAAAGGACTTGTAGATCAAGGGTATGTGAAAAAAGAATGTAGTTATAAAGATAAAAGAGCAAAAACATTATATGTAACAGATAAAGGAAAGTCTATTATAGGAGATTTAAAAGAAATTTTACAAGAAACTGCTGAGATGGTATCTAAAAATTTATCTATAGAAGATGAACTTTTACTAAGAAACTTACTACAAAAGATGTCAGATAACATGTATCAAGAGTTAGTAGATAATAGAGAATTAACAATGGATAAAAAGAAAGTATTAAAATAG
- a CDS encoding secondary thiamine-phosphate synthase enzyme YjbQ gives MKSLTKHLWFNTNKRREFINITRQVEDVVKQSGVQEGLCLVNAMHLTASVFINDDEYGLHKDYEKWLEELAPHEPVSQYDHNTFEDNADAHMKRQVMGREVVVAITNGELDFGPWEQIFYGEFDGNRKKRVLVKIIGE, from the coding sequence ATGAAATCTCTAACAAAGCACCTTTGGTTTAATACTAATAAAAGAAGAGAGTTTATTAATATTACAAGACAAGTAGAAGATGTTGTAAAACAAAGTGGTGTACAAGAAGGGTTATGTTTGGTAAATGCTATGCATTTAACGGCTAGTGTTTTTATCAACGATGATGAATATGGATTACATAAAGACTATGAAAAATGGTTAGAAGAATTAGCCCCTCATGAACCTGTTTCACAATATGACCACAATACATTTGAAGATAATGCTGATGCACATATGAAAAGACAAGTTATGGGAAGGGAAGTTGTTGTTGCAATTACGAATGGAGAACTAGACTTTGGTCCTTGGGAACAAATTTTTTACGGTGAGTTTGATGGAAACAGAAAAAAAAGAGTATTAGTTAAGATAATTGGTGAATGA
- a CDS encoding MoaD/ThiS family protein: MAKVEIRCFATLRDLLPFEAKNGVYKYETRKTTIEGIVEELSLPKDKLHLILKNGVRVELNEPIKDGDRIGLFPPIGGG, from the coding sequence GTGGCTAAAGTTGAGATTAGATGCTTTGCAACCTTGCGTGATCTTTTACCTTTTGAAGCAAAGAATGGAGTATATAAATATGAAACAAGAAAAACCACAATTGAAGGTATTGTAGAAGAACTTTCCCTTCCTAAAGACAAGCTACATTTGATCCTTAAAAATGGTGTTAGGGTAGAATTAAACGAACCGATAAAAGATGGTGATAGAATAGGGCTATTCCCACCGATTGGTGGTGGATAA
- a CDS encoding aldehyde ferredoxin oxidoreductase family protein produces MKIWRVDLSNHKVAQEEVPEKYQPLGGRALTSQVIYDEVDPTIHPLSDENKLVFAPGLLSGTRAPSSGRISVGSVSPLTKGIKESNSGGTASQDLAKLGVKALIVEGSSEIDNLVLVIDKDGLRLEKDESLKGLGNYDVGDKLRNKYGDSVTVVSIGPAGEYKMTAASIAVTDTDDRPVRAFGRGGLGAVMGAKGLKAIVINDEGSSGVNLQNEDAFKEASRKFSKIILGHPVSGEALRTYGTAVLINILNEAGGLPTKNFRTGRFDTADKTSGETMTETIKERGGKPSHACHPGCIMGCSNVYHDENGEYLTAGLEYETIWAFGAQCEIDDLDYIAYFDRYCDDIGLDTIETGVSFSVYMETDFMEFGDKEEVKRIFDEEIRSGTPLGQIIGSGADNIGRVFGIDRVPTVKGQSIPAYDPRAVKGVGVTYATSTQGADHTAGYSVTANILKVGGEIDPLKKEGQVDLSRDLQVATAAIDTTGLCLFVAFAVLDNEDALPSIVDMINAQYGTELNVDDVSKLGKQILKIEREFNEKAGFTKAHDRLPKFFKSEKLPPHNVNFDLEDDKLDETYKF; encoded by the coding sequence TTGAAGATCTGGAGAGTAGATCTGTCCAATCACAAAGTAGCCCAAGAAGAAGTGCCTGAAAAGTATCAACCTTTAGGTGGTCGTGCTTTAACATCACAAGTTATATACGATGAAGTCGATCCTACAATTCATCCATTAAGTGATGAAAATAAGCTGGTCTTTGCACCAGGTTTGTTATCCGGAACTAGAGCACCTAGTTCAGGACGAATTTCAGTAGGGAGTGTAAGTCCATTAACTAAGGGGATAAAGGAAAGTAATTCTGGTGGAACAGCATCCCAAGATTTGGCTAAACTGGGAGTTAAAGCTTTAATAGTTGAAGGTTCTTCAGAAATAGATAATTTAGTTTTAGTAATTGATAAAGATGGATTAAGACTAGAAAAAGATGAAAGTTTAAAAGGGTTAGGTAATTACGACGTAGGAGATAAATTAAGAAATAAATACGGAGATAGTGTTACTGTTGTCTCAATCGGGCCTGCTGGTGAATATAAGATGACAGCAGCTAGTATAGCAGTAACAGATACTGATGATAGACCTGTTAGAGCATTTGGAAGAGGTGGATTAGGCGCTGTAATGGGAGCTAAAGGTCTGAAAGCAATAGTAATCAACGATGAAGGTTCTTCTGGAGTAAATTTACAAAATGAAGATGCTTTTAAAGAAGCTAGTCGTAAATTTTCAAAGATTATCCTTGGTCATCCAGTTTCTGGTGAGGCTTTAAGAACTTATGGAACTGCTGTACTAATAAATATACTAAATGAAGCAGGTGGACTACCTACTAAAAACTTCCGTACTGGAAGATTTGATACAGCTGATAAGACAAGTGGTGAAACAATGACTGAAACTATTAAAGAAAGAGGAGGAAAACCTAGCCACGCTTGTCATCCCGGTTGTATTATGGGGTGTTCAAATGTTTATCATGATGAAAATGGAGAATATCTGACAGCAGGGTTAGAATATGAAACTATCTGGGCTTTTGGGGCTCAGTGTGAAATTGACGACTTAGATTATATAGCATATTTTGATCGTTATTGTGATGATATTGGTCTTGATACAATAGAAACAGGTGTTTCTTTTTCTGTTTATATGGAGACAGACTTTATGGAATTTGGTGATAAAGAAGAAGTAAAAAGAATCTTTGATGAAGAAATTAGAAGTGGTACTCCACTAGGTCAAATCATTGGTTCTGGAGCAGATAATATAGGGAGAGTATTTGGAATAGATCGTGTACCTACTGTTAAAGGACAGAGTATCCCTGCATATGATCCTAGAGCTGTAAAAGGTGTAGGTGTTACTTATGCGACTAGTACTCAAGGAGCTGATCATACTGCAGGGTATTCTGTGACTGCTAATATTCTTAAAGTAGGTGGAGAAATAGACCCACTAAAAAAAGAAGGTCAAGTTGATCTATCTAGAGATTTACAAGTCGCTACAGCTGCTATAGATACCACAGGACTGTGCTTATTTGTTGCTTTTGCAGTGTTAGACAATGAAGATGCGCTACCATCAATTGTAGATATGATTAATGCACAATACGGTACTGAATTGAATGTAGACGATGTTTCTAAATTAGGCAAACAAATATTAAAAATAGAGCGTGAATTTAATGAAAAAGCTGGATTTACAAAAGCACATGATAGGTTACCGAAGTTTTTCAAATCAGAAAAATTACCTCCTCACAATGTAAATTTTGATTTAGAGGATGATAAACTAGATGAAACTTATAAATTTTGA